In Bacillota bacterium, a single window of DNA contains:
- a CDS encoding MDR family MFS transporter: MTGPAEPAAYDSTITKQRYRTALVVIGLMCGMLLGAIDQTVVATAMPTVVGYLGGFSLITWVTTAYMLTSTATLPIFGKLSDLYGRRLFYLVGLGLFMVGSALCGAAKTMPQLVLFRGLQGIGGGAMVPVAQTIIGDIFPGAQRARMQGVFTALFGVASILGPQVGGWIVDFWDWRWVFYINIPVGLTAAILIGLFLREYKEQGTRNIDYLGSAAVVGAAVFLLLGLVQGGKDYPWMSAPIIGRFAAAAGFIILFIFAESVAKEPILPLDLFKDRVFAVCNFVGFFMGLALFGAVVFVPLFMQGVVGISASDAGMVMTPMMFTVVLSSLLGGWLVSRVGYRTQTVLGMGVLAAGFYLMSLLTPDNSWQQALGAALVAGIGLGLVMPIIVLAVQGSFPKERRGVVTSSTAFFRSIGGTMGVAILGVIMNNRSAGLIRDRLAAMAGSAPPEMTSVLNQLRSMTDIDPQSPFAILVNKGAQNTIPAQFLAPVTRMLKDVLSQSIRTVFLVAMGVIIAGAVTALFMGHARLDVDGEPSERVITGPADWAE, from the coding sequence ATGACCGGTCCCGCCGAACCCGCGGCCTACGATTCAACTATCACCAAACAACGTTACCGGACGGCCTTGGTCGTCATCGGCTTGATGTGCGGGATGCTCCTCGGGGCCATCGACCAGACCGTAGTGGCCACGGCCATGCCGACGGTCGTCGGCTACCTTGGCGGCTTCTCCCTCATCACCTGGGTGACCACGGCCTACATGCTGACTTCCACGGCCACCCTCCCCATCTTCGGCAAGCTCTCGGATCTTTACGGGCGGCGGCTCTTTTACCTTGTCGGCCTTGGGCTCTTCATGGTCGGATCGGCCCTCTGCGGGGCGGCCAAGACCATGCCGCAACTCGTCCTCTTCCGCGGATTGCAGGGGATTGGGGGCGGGGCGATGGTGCCCGTCGCCCAGACCATCATCGGTGACATCTTCCCGGGTGCTCAGCGGGCCAGGATGCAGGGAGTCTTCACGGCCCTCTTCGGCGTGGCCTCAATCCTCGGCCCCCAGGTCGGCGGCTGGATCGTCGACTTCTGGGACTGGCGCTGGGTCTTCTACATCAACATCCCCGTCGGACTGACGGCGGCCATCCTCATCGGCCTCTTCCTGCGGGAGTACAAGGAACAGGGCACCCGGAACATCGATTACCTCGGGTCCGCGGCGGTCGTCGGGGCCGCCGTCTTCCTCCTGCTCGGCTTGGTCCAGGGGGGCAAGGACTACCCCTGGATGTCGGCCCCGATCATCGGGCGCTTCGCCGCTGCGGCGGGCTTCATCATTCTCTTCATCTTTGCCGAATCCGTCGCCAAGGAACCGATCCTGCCGCTCGACCTATTCAAGGACCGCGTCTTCGCCGTCTGCAACTTCGTCGGGTTCTTCATGGGCCTGGCCCTCTTCGGGGCGGTGGTCTTCGTCCCCCTCTTCATGCAAGGGGTCGTCGGCATCTCCGCCTCCGACGCCGGAATGGTGATGACCCCGATGATGTTCACGGTGGTCCTCTCCAGCCTCCTCGGGGGCTGGCTGGTCAGCCGGGTCGGCTACCGGACGCAGACCGTGCTCGGCATGGGCGTCCTGGCCGCCGGCTTCTACCTGATGAGCTTGTTGACCCCGGACAACAGCTGGCAGCAGGCCCTGGGCGCGGCCCTGGTGGCCGGGATCGGCCTCGGGCTGGTCATGCCCATCATCGTCCTGGCCGTCCAGGGCTCCTTCCCCAAGGAGCGCCGCGGGGTGGTCACCTCGTCGACGGCCTTCTTCCGATCGATCGGCGGGACGATGGGGGTGGCCATCCTCGGGGTGATCATGAACAACCGGTCGGCCGGGCTGATCCGCGACCGGCTGGCGGCGATGGCCGGTTCGGCTCCCCCGGAAATGACCTCGGTGTTGAACCAACTGCGGTCGATGACTGACATAGACCCGCAATCCCCCTTTGCCATCCTGGTCAACAAAGGGGCCCAGAACACAATACCGGCGCAATTCCTCGCGCCGGTAACCAGGATGCTGAAGGATGTCCTGTCGCAGTCTATTCGCACGGTCTTTCTGGTCGCCATGGGAGTCATCATCGCCGGGGCGGTCACCGCTCTGTTCATGGGTCACGCCCGGCTGGACGTCGACGGTGAGCCTTCGGAGCGGGTGATCACCGGGCCGGCCGATTGGGCCGAGTGA
- a CDS encoding MarR family transcriptional regulator → MEFDRRATLDRFEQTLVYLARQVGVRQAKAPAEGLSVSQLIIIGWLAAGGRRRISEIASRLGVSLSAATGLADRLVKAGLAVRERSQEDRRVVWVEITESGRKLLEYTRDGRRRHLDHAFSVVNDEELWTVTRVMDKIADHLRREPTE, encoded by the coding sequence ATGGAATTCGACCGCCGGGCCACCCTCGATCGATTCGAACAGACCCTGGTCTATCTGGCCAGGCAGGTTGGTGTCCGGCAGGCGAAGGCCCCGGCCGAGGGGCTATCCGTTTCCCAGCTGATCATCATCGGCTGGTTGGCCGCCGGCGGCCGGCGCCGGATCTCCGAGATCGCCTCCCGGCTCGGGGTCAGTCTCAGCGCGGCCACCGGGCTGGCCGACCGATTGGTCAAGGCCGGGCTGGCGGTCCGCGAGCGTAGTCAGGAGGATCGGCGCGTCGTCTGGGTCGAGATCACCGAGAGCGGTCGGAAGCTGCTCGAGTATACCCGCGATGGCCGCCGCCGTCACCTCGACCATGCCTTCTCGGTCGTCAACGACGAGGAACTATGGACAGTCACCCGGGTGATGGACAAGATCGCCGACCACCTTCGAAGGGAGCCGACCGAATGA
- a CDS encoding ATP-binding protein encodes MALDREGRIVLANPAAASFVGRPVEALIGRPCGDCLQPAELSEAVTRGMATPVESSEEIAVRGGEVWYSLHMEPFVLADGTTGKVAVLHDITRLKAAESARRDFISNISHELRTPVTTIRGFVEAIRDGVVRGRSEEERYLGVMTEEIDRLSRLIEDLFQFSKLEAGKMDYRFEGLDPIRLVDRAADKIRPRLESAGLILDVTVENRDYPLAVADSDRIEQVFFNLIANAIRFTPTPGRVTLAATVEAGEKRVIFSVADTGAGIPAADLPHIFERFYKAKTAAGRRAGGTGLGLAIVKHIVEDHGGEVWVESEEGKGSEFSFALRVLGGEEKGV; translated from the coding sequence ATGGCCCTCGACCGGGAGGGCCGGATCGTCCTGGCCAACCCGGCGGCCGCGTCCTTCGTCGGCCGGCCGGTCGAGGCGCTCATCGGCCGGCCGTGCGGCGACTGCCTGCAGCCCGCGGAACTCAGCGAGGCGGTCACGCGCGGGATGGCCACCCCGGTCGAGTCCAGCGAGGAGATTGCCGTCCGCGGCGGCGAAGTCTGGTACAGCCTCCATATGGAGCCCTTCGTCCTGGCCGATGGGACCACCGGGAAGGTCGCCGTCCTCCACGACATCACCCGTCTGAAGGCGGCCGAGAGCGCCCGCCGGGACTTCATCTCCAACATCTCGCACGAACTCAGGACACCGGTGACGACCATCCGGGGATTCGTCGAGGCCATTCGCGACGGGGTCGTCCGCGGCCGGTCAGAAGAGGAACGCTACCTCGGGGTGATGACCGAGGAGATCGACCGGCTGTCCCGCCTCATCGAGGACCTCTTCCAGTTCTCGAAACTGGAGGCGGGGAAGATGGACTACCGCTTCGAGGGGCTCGACCCGATCCGGTTGGTCGACCGGGCGGCGGACAAGATCAGGCCGCGTCTGGAGTCGGCCGGGCTGATCCTCGACGTGACCGTCGAGAACCGGGACTATCCTTTGGCCGTGGCCGATTCCGACCGCATCGAGCAAGTCTTCTTCAACCTCATCGCCAACGCCATCCGCTTCACTCCGACCCCCGGCCGGGTGACCCTGGCGGCCACCGTCGAAGCCGGTGAGAAGCGGGTCATCTTCAGCGTAGCCGATACCGGCGCCGGTATCCCGGCCGCCGACCTGCCGCACATCTTCGAGCGCTTTTACAAGGCCAAGACGGCGGCCGGGCGCCGGGCCGGCGGCACCGGGCTGGGCCTGGCCATCGTCAAGCACATCGTCGAGGACCACGGCGGGGAGGTCTGGGTGGAAAGCGAAGAGGGCAAAGGAAGTGAGTTCTCCTTTGCCCTCAGGGTCCTCGGTGGGGAAGAAAAAGGGGTCTGA